The Enterobacter mori genomic interval TGAGTGAGCTGGGGCAGGGCGCTTATGTTGAGCGTGAAGTGATGCTGGTAAAAATTCAGGCCAGCGGCTACGGACGTGAAGAGGTCAAACGTAACACGGATATTTTCCGTGGGCAGATTATTGACGTCACGCCATCTATTTATACGGTTCAACTGGCGGGGACGAGTGATAAGCTGGATGCCTTTCTGGCCTCCGTGCGGGATGTGGCAAAAATTGTAGAAGTCGCGCGCTCTGGCGTGGTTGGCCTTTCGCGCGGCGATAAAATCATGCGTTAGTTGTCAAAAAGGTTCGCCTCTTTCTGCCCGGTCACCAAAGCCGGGCTTTTTTTTTGTGTAATCAGCCGACAACGCAGATAAAAGCGGTTGCCGCGAAGGCTTTTC includes:
- the ilvN gene encoding acetolactate synthase small subunit, with the translated sequence MRRILSVLLENESGALSRVIGLFAQRGYNIESLTVAPTDDPTLSRMTIQTVGDAKVLEQIEKQLHKLVDVLRVSELGQGAYVEREVMLVKIQASGYGREEVKRNTDIFRGQIIDVTPSIYTVQLAGTSDKLDAFLASVRDVAKIVEVARSGVVGLSRGDKIMR